A window of the Bos indicus x Bos taurus breed Angus x Brahman F1 hybrid chromosome X, Bos_hybrid_MaternalHap_v2.0, whole genome shotgun sequence genome harbors these coding sequences:
- the LOC113887402 gene encoding polyadenylate-binding protein 1-like 2: MASLYVGDLHPEVTEAMLYEKFSPAGPILSIRLCRDKITRRSLGYAYVNYQQPVDAKRALETLNFDVIKGRPVRIMWSQRDPSLRKSGVGNVFIKNLGKTIDNKALYNIFSAFGNILSCKVACDEKGPKGYGFVHFQKQESAERAIDAMNGMFLNYRKIFVGRFKSHKEREAERGAWARQSTSADVKDFEEDTDEEATFR, encoded by the coding sequence ATGGCCTCGCTGTACGTGGGCGACCTGCACCCTGAGGTGACGGAGGCAATGCTGTATGAGAAGTTCAGCCCGGCCGGGCCCATCCTCTCCATCCGCCTTTGCAGGGACAAGATCACCCGCCGCTCGTTGGGCTATGCGTATGTCAACTACCAGCAACCGGTGGACGCCAAGCGGGCCCTGGAGACCCTGAACTTTGATGTCATCAAGGGCAGGCCGGTGCGCATCATGTGGTCCCAGCGGGACCCCTCGCTCCGTAAGAGCGGAGTGGGCAACGTCTTCATCAAGAACCTGGGCAAGACCATCGACAACAAGGCTCTGTACAACATCTTCTCGGCGTTCGGCAACATCCTGTCCTGCAAAGTGGCCTGCGACGAAAAGGGGCCCAAGGGCTATGGGTTCGTGCACTTCCAGAAGCAGGAGTCCGCCGAGCGGGCCATAGATGCGATGAATGGCATGTTCCTGAACTACCGCAAAATTTTCGTTGGGAGATTCAAGTCGCATAAAGAACGAGAGGCCGAAAGGGGAGCCTGGGCCAGGCAGTCCACCAGTGCTGACGTCAAGGATTTTGAGGAAGACACCGATGAGGAGGCCACCTTCCGATGA